In Dehalococcoidia bacterium, the sequence GGAGTGCTGCCACAACCGGCTGAAGCAGTTCCGCGCCCTGGCCACCCGCTACGACAAGCGAGGCTGGAACTACCGCGCCATGGTGGTGATTGCCGCATTACTGCTGTGGCTCCCCAAGTGATTCACCAGACACGCCCTAGAAGCGGGGCCGCGGCGGCCCGCCGCCCGCACTGCCCGCACCAGAAGAAGACGGGGCGCTCAGGTCGACGCCGACCTGGAAGGTCGCGCGGTAGCCCGCGCCGTCCTCCATCGGTTGCAGGTCGAGCACGAGCTGATCGCCGCCGCCGCGGTAGATGCCGTCGTCGCTGTTGCGGGTGTCGCGCGTGCCCTTCGCCGCGTAGGGCGGCTGCGCGTGGACCGTATCCGTGAGCGCGTCGTCGTAGTAGAGCTGCGAGGTGAACTCGTAGCCCGTGGCCGCGTCTGGGTGGGTGCGCACTTTGAAATGCGTGTGTACGGCACGGCCGCGGTACCAGCCGGGATAGATGCTGACGAACTGCACGGCGCCGTTCGCGTCCGTCGTCTGCGCGCCGCGCAAAAACTTCTGGCCCACGGTGCTGAAGCCGGGGTCGCTCACGTCCGAGTAGACGCCGAGCGCGTCGCACTGCCAGATGTCCACGACGGCGCCGGCAAGCGGACCGCAGCCGTTGGCATCGACCTGCGAGACGACGAGCTGCAGGTAGAGCGGCACGCCGTCCTTGACCTGGCCCGTGGCCGGGTCGGAGCGGATGTCGGAGCGGTTGAGCTGCTCGTCCACGAAGTACGGCCCTTCCGTCTCCTGCGGCGTCACCACGCAGGCCGGCGCCGCCTGCTGCGTGCCTGCCACGCTCGCGGGCGCGGCACGGCCGCTCGCGGGCTGCAGCAGCCTGCGCGCGAGCGGCGCCAGCACCAGCAGGGGCGTGAGCGCCAGCCCACCGCGCAGCAGCGTGCGCCGGTTGGTGCGCCGCCCGCTCTGCGAGTGCTCCGAGCCGAACGGTTGCGGCAGTGTCATGGCCTGTTCCTCCCGGTTGCGCGGCCTTCGCGGCGCCTCGCCCCCGGCCGCTGAGCCAAGGCTAGCGGCGGCGCATGAAAACGCGATTGGACCCGCGTGTGAAGGCGCACATGCCGGCGACCGCGAGCACGCGGGCGCCGGCAACGATACGCTCACGCACGAACGGCCCCGGCGCTCGCGTGGGCGCCGGGGCCGGATCCTCGTCGGCGGGCGTCGGCGCCGGTTCAGCGGCCCTGCATGCGGTTGTAGATGATGCCGGCGTAGGCGATCGGGTTGAGCAGCGAGCCGGTCGGCGTGAAGTCGAGCGTCGAGACCTGCGCCACGGTGAGGCCGCGACGGAGGATCTCAGTGTAGCTGTCGAACTGCACGCCGTGCGAGTTGGTGAGCAGGTAGTAGGAGGCAGCGTCTTCGTCGCCCAACCCCCTGGCGCCCTCATTGACGACGTTGCCGGCGGTGAGCGTGGTGCCGCTGTAGTCCGGGTTGAGCGCGTCGGCGGCGGCGGCCATAAAGCCCTGGTGCGCCAGCGCGGGCGTCGGATAGGTTTGCAGCACGTCGACAACCAGCAGCCGCGGGCTGCGGTCATTTTGATCGATCCAGTACCCCACGTAGCCGACGGAGCCACCGCGCAGCGAGAGACGCAGATTGAGCTGACTGTTGCCGCTGGTGTAGCCGGGCAGATCGCTCTGCTGCAGCGCCACGCTCTGCAGGCCGGTGATCGTGGTCAGGTCGGGGCCGCTTGAAGCAGAGGCCGGCGCGGGCGTGGGTGCGGCCGCGGCGGCGGGCGTCGCGGCCGGCGTGGCTGTGACGCAGGCGCCGGGCGTGAGCGTGACGTTGCCTGCGCCCATCACCCAGGCGCCCTGGCCCACGCCGAGCGAGGTCGCCTCGACGTAGCCGCCGCTGGGTGTGTAGGCCAGCACGCTGTCGGCGCCGCTGACCGAGACGATGCAATCCGAGGTGGGGTTACCGACCATCGCCCAGGCGCCGGGTGTCAGCGTCACGCTGTACCCATTGCGGCTGCTGGGCGAGCTGACGCTGCCGCCGCCGGCAAAGAAGGCCCAGTAGCCCCAGCCGGCCTTGAGCGGACTGCCGGCGGGGAAGCTCTGGTAGGTCGTGTCGCCCGGCTGCAGCGAATAGATCAGCCCGCTGGCGCCGTTCAGCGTCGCGCCGTCGGCGCCGGCCACCAGGTTCCAGCCGGCAGGCAGCGTGGCGGCGCGGGCGGGCGCGGCGGGGTAGAAGCCGAGCAGCGCGAGGCCAGTAGCGGCGCTCACCGCGAGCAGCAGGATCCGTCTCTTCATGCGGGGCGCTCCTTCTCGGTGCCCGGCACCGAAACGTTTGCTGCAAATCTGTATCGCTGATTGTTGTCGAACTGTCAAGTATCTCAGTGGGAATGTTTGCGGCCGCCTATCCCTGGTTCCGCAAGCGAAACCTGTCCCTTTCCCACGAGGAAAGGGTTATCAGAGGGCTACCGGACCTTCTCGAACCGCGCCCTTCCCGCGTCGGGAAGGGACATCCGAGCGCCTGCAGGAGGGAGGGATAGGCGGGCTTGCGCTACGCCGGCAGGCCCGCCACTCTGTCTTCGGCCGTGGCGCGATCGCGCCGGCGCTGGGAGGCACCATGCAGTACGACCAGGTCATCATCGGCGCCGGCTCCGCGGGGGCCGTGCTGGCGGCCCGCCTCTCGGAGAACCCGGACTGCGCCGTGCTGTTGCTGGAAGCCGGGCCGGACTACCCCGACCTGGAGCAACTGCCGCAAGACCTGACGGACGGCCTCACCGCCTCCACCGAGGCGCACGACTGGCACTGGCAGGGCAACGCCGTGCCGGGCCGCGCCGTGCCCTACCCGCGCGGCAAAGTCGTGGGCGGCTCCTCCGCCGTCAACGGTGTCGTCGCCATCCGCGGCACGCCCGAGGACTACGATGGCTGGGCCGCCGCCGGCAACGACGAGTGGGCGTGGGAGCGCTGCCTGCCCTATTTCCGCCGGCTGGAGGACGACCGCGACCACGGCGGCGATTACCACGGCCAGGGCGGGCCGATCCCGATCGTGCGCTGGCGCCACGACGAGCTGACGCCGCTGCAACGCGCCTTCTTCGACGCCTGCCGCGCGGCGGGCTACCCGGAATCGACCGACCACAACGTGCCGGACGCCACGGGCGTCGGCTCCTGGGCGATGAACCGCACGGGCACGCTGCGCGTCTCTACCGCGATCGGCTATCTGCAACCGGCGCGGCCGCGGCTGAACCTGACGATCCGGGCGCACTGCCACGTCAACCGCGTGCTGTTCGAGGGGCAGCGCGCCGTGGGCGTGGAGGTCGAGCACGGCGGCAGCGTGCAGACGGTCTACGGGCGCGAGATCGTGCTGGCGGCGGGGGCGCTGCACAGCCCGCCGATCCTGCTGCGCTCCGGCGTGGGGCCGCGGCGGCAGCTTGAAGCGTTCGGCATTCCCCTCGTGCGCGATCTGCCCGGTGTGGGCGAAAACCTGAAAGACCACCCTTCCGTCACGCTGCTGGCGACGCCGCGCGCCGGCGTCTCGGCCGCGGCCGACCCGCTGCAGCAGATCGGCCTGCGCTACACCGCCGCCGGCAGCGACCGGGCGAACGACATGCAGATGTACATCTGGAGCTACCACGCCGAGCGCTCGCCGCAGTTGCGCTTCGCCGTGGCCGGCATCGACGCGCTGTTCGCCCTCTGCCCGACCTTGCAGCGGCCGCGATCGCTGGGGCATCTGCGGCTGGCGAGCGCCGATCCGCGGACGCAGCCGCTGATTGAGCTGAACCTGCTCGACGACGAGGAGGACATGGCGCGCATGCTGGACG encodes:
- a CDS encoding IS5/IS1182 family transposase; its protein translation is ECCHNRLKQFRALATRYDKRGWNYRAMVVIAALLLWLPK
- a CDS encoding intradiol ring-cleavage dioxygenase — translated: MTLPQPFGSEHSQSGRRTNRRTLLRGGLALTPLLVLAPLARRLLQPASGRAAPASVAGTQQAAPACVVTPQETEGPYFVDEQLNRSDIRSDPATGQVKDGVPLYLQLVVSQVDANGCGPLAGAVVDIWQCDALGVYSDVSDPGFSTVGQKFLRGAQTTDANGAVQFVSIYPGWYRGRAVHTHFKVRTHPDAATGYEFTSQLYYDDALTDTVHAQPPYAAKGTRDTRNSDDGIYRGGGDQLVLDLQPMEDGAGYRATFQVGVDLSAPSSSGAGSAGGGPPRPRF
- a CDS encoding GMC family oxidoreductase N-terminal domain-containing protein, which gives rise to MQYDQVIIGAGSAGAVLAARLSENPDCAVLLLEAGPDYPDLEQLPQDLTDGLTASTEAHDWHWQGNAVPGRAVPYPRGKVVGGSSAVNGVVAIRGTPEDYDGWAAAGNDEWAWERCLPYFRRLEDDRDHGGDYHGQGGPIPIVRWRHDELTPLQRAFFDACRAAGYPESTDHNVPDATGVGSWAMNRTGTLRVSTAIGYLQPARPRLNLTIRAHCHVNRVLFEGQRAVGVEVEHGGSVQTVYGREIVLAAGALHSPPILLRSGVGPRRQLEAFGIPLVRDLPGVGENLKDHPSVTLLATPRAGVSAAADPLQQIGLRYTAAGSDRANDMQMYIWSYHAERSPQLRFAVAGIDALFALCPTLQRPRSLGHLRLASADPRTQPLIELNLLDDEEDMARMLDGVRRAWALLTSDPIAALTERILRPDAATVADDERLRAYLRENVSHLVHPVGTCKMGAAEDPLAVVDQQGRVHGLEGLRVVDASIMPDLPRANTNLTTIMIGERVAEWLR